A stretch of the Mesorhizobium huakuii genome encodes the following:
- a CDS encoding SDR family oxidoreductase: MTLYRADPKHGVAWVTGGSSGIGRSLARDLASRGYAVAVTALDDDPIDTLIVETAQMPGSVTAFPCDVTDEPRMARTVAAIEKELGPIVLAVFNAGNYISTPGEALVVSDFRKSFEVNYFGIINGLVPVVEHMRVRSRGHVVLVGSVTAYFGWPTTAAYGGTKAAINILAESLKYDFDKMNIRVQVINPGFVDTPLTEKNMLPMPGLMPVSRATRRMVKAIKSGGFEVTFPYRTSWPLKFLALLPRPITRWVIILMTSWKARPLHYERKPPNK; this comes from the coding sequence ATGACACTCTATCGGGCCGATCCGAAACACGGCGTCGCCTGGGTCACGGGCGGCAGCAGCGGCATTGGCCGCTCGCTGGCCAGGGATTTGGCATCCCGGGGTTACGCGGTGGCGGTAACCGCACTGGACGACGATCCGATCGACACGCTTATCGTCGAGACTGCGCAGATGCCGGGCAGCGTCACCGCCTTTCCCTGCGATGTCACTGACGAGCCGCGCATGGCAAGAACGGTCGCCGCGATCGAGAAAGAGCTCGGCCCGATCGTGCTCGCCGTCTTCAATGCCGGGAACTACATCTCGACGCCTGGAGAGGCTCTCGTCGTCAGCGACTTTCGCAAGTCCTTCGAGGTCAACTATTTCGGCATCATCAACGGGCTGGTGCCGGTCGTGGAGCATATGCGCGTGCGATCGCGCGGCCATGTCGTGCTCGTCGGATCGGTCACCGCCTATTTCGGCTGGCCGACGACGGCCGCCTATGGCGGCACCAAGGCGGCGATCAACATCCTGGCCGAGTCGCTGAAATATGACTTCGACAAGATGAACATCCGCGTCCAGGTGATAAACCCCGGTTTTGTCGACACGCCGCTGACCGAAAAGAACATGCTGCCAATGCCGGGCCTGATGCCGGTCAGCCGGGCGACGCGCCGCATGGTGAAGGCAATCAAATCCGGTGGCTTCGAGGTCACCTTTCCCTACCGTACGAGCTGGCCTCTGAAATTTCTCGCTTTGTTGCCCAGGCCGATCACCCGGTGGGTGATCATCTTGATGACCAGCTGGAAGGCAAGGCCGCTGCATTACGAGCGCAAGCCGCCCAACAAATAG
- a CDS encoding acyl-CoA carboxylase subunit beta, whose amino-acid sequence MKDVLKELERRREIARMGGGQARIDAQHKKGKLTARERIEVFLDEGSFEEFDMYVEHRSTDFGMEKTKIAGDGVVTGWGTVNGRPVYLFAKDFTVFGGSLSEAHAEKVIKVQEMALRNRAPIIGLYDAGGARIQEGVAALGGYAEIFQRNVLASGVIPQISVIMGPCAGGDVYSPAMTDFIFMVRDTSYMFVTGPDVVKTVTNETVTAESLGGASVHTTKSSIADGAYDNDVEALLQMRRLVDLLPASNTSELPEIECYQSVTDHDLSLDRLIPDNANKPYDIKELILKVADEGDFFEIQQSFAKNIVTGFGRVEGRTVGFVANQPMVLAGVLDSDASRKAARFVRFCDCFSIPIVTFVDVPGFLPGTAQEYGGLIKHGAKLLFAYAEATVPKITVITRKAYGGAYDVMASKHLRGDMNYAWPTAQIAVMGARGAVEIIYRKDIGDAEKIAAHTKTYEDRFLSPFVAAERGYVDEVIMPHSTRRRIARALRMLRNKDMQNPWKKHDNIPL is encoded by the coding sequence ATGAAGGACGTGCTGAAGGAACTCGAGCGCCGGCGCGAGATCGCCCGCATGGGCGGCGGCCAGGCGCGCATCGATGCCCAGCACAAGAAGGGCAAGCTGACCGCGCGAGAGCGCATCGAGGTGTTTCTCGACGAAGGCTCGTTCGAAGAATTCGACATGTATGTCGAGCATCGCTCGACCGATTTCGGCATGGAGAAGACCAAGATCGCCGGCGATGGCGTCGTCACCGGCTGGGGCACGGTCAATGGCCGCCCGGTTTATCTCTTCGCCAAGGATTTCACCGTGTTCGGCGGCTCGCTGTCGGAGGCCCATGCCGAAAAGGTCATCAAGGTGCAGGAGATGGCGCTGCGCAACCGCGCGCCGATTATCGGGCTCTACGATGCCGGCGGCGCGCGCATTCAGGAAGGCGTGGCAGCCCTTGGCGGCTATGCCGAGATTTTCCAGCGCAATGTGCTGGCCTCCGGCGTCATTCCGCAGATTTCCGTGATCATGGGCCCGTGCGCCGGCGGCGACGTCTATTCGCCCGCCATGACCGACTTCATCTTCATGGTGCGCGACACCTCCTACATGTTCGTCACCGGGCCGGACGTGGTGAAGACCGTCACCAATGAGACGGTGACGGCCGAAAGCCTCGGCGGCGCCTCGGTGCACACGACGAAATCCTCGATCGCCGACGGCGCCTATGACAATGATGTCGAGGCGCTCTTACAGATGCGCCGGCTGGTCGACCTTTTGCCCGCGTCAAACACGTCGGAGCTCCCCGAGATCGAATGCTACCAGTCGGTGACCGACCATGATTTGTCGCTCGACCGGCTGATCCCCGACAACGCCAACAAGCCCTACGACATCAAGGAGTTGATCCTGAAGGTCGCCGATGAAGGCGACTTCTTCGAAATCCAGCAGAGCTTTGCCAAGAACATCGTCACCGGCTTTGGCCGTGTCGAAGGCCGCACGGTCGGCTTCGTCGCCAACCAGCCGATGGTGCTGGCCGGCGTGCTCGATTCCGACGCCAGCCGCAAGGCAGCGCGCTTCGTGCGCTTCTGCGACTGTTTTTCGATCCCGATCGTCACCTTCGTCGATGTGCCGGGCTTCCTGCCGGGCACCGCACAGGAATATGGCGGGCTGATCAAGCACGGCGCCAAGCTCTTGTTCGCCTATGCCGAAGCGACCGTGCCGAAGATCACCGTCATCACCCGAAAAGCCTATGGTGGCGCCTATGATGTCATGGCCTCAAAACATCTGCGCGGCGACATGAACTATGCCTGGCCGACGGCGCAGATCGCGGTGATGGGGGCGAGAGGCGCGGTCGAGATCATCTACCGCAAGGACATTGGCGACGCCGAAAAGATCGCAGCCCATACAAAGACTTACGAGGATCGCTTCCTGTCGCCCTTCGTCGCCGCTGAACGCGGCTATGTCGACGAGGTGATCATGCCGCACTCGACCCGCCGCCGTATTGCGCGCGCGCTGCGCATGCTGCGCAACAAGGACATGCAGAACCCCTGGAAGAAGCACGACAACATACCGCTGTGA
- a CDS encoding cysteine synthase A, with protein sequence MPRSVIDAIGNTPLIRLNKASEETGCEILGKAEFMNPGQSVKDRAGLFIIRDAEQRGLLKPGGVIVEGTAGNTGIGLTLVAKALGYRTVIVIPDTQSQEKKDTIRLLGAELIEVPAVPYKNPNNYVKLSGRLAEQMARSEPNGAIWANQFDNVANRDGHIRTTAEEIWDQTGGKVDGFVSAVGSGGTLAGVAFGLKAKSKDVKIALADPLGAALYSFYTSGELKSEGSSITEGIGQGRITANLEGFTPDFSFQIKDEDALPIVFDLIQEEGLCVGGSTGINIAGAIRLARELGPGHTIVTILCDYGTRYQSKLFNPEFLREKNLPVPGWMELQSKISVPFEKVA encoded by the coding sequence ATGCCCCGTTCTGTGATCGACGCGATCGGCAACACGCCTCTGATCCGCCTCAACAAAGCTTCCGAAGAAACCGGCTGCGAGATCCTGGGCAAGGCCGAATTCATGAATCCGGGGCAATCGGTCAAGGATCGCGCCGGCCTGTTCATCATCCGTGACGCCGAACAGCGCGGCCTGTTGAAGCCGGGCGGTGTCATCGTCGAGGGAACAGCCGGCAACACCGGCATCGGGCTGACGCTGGTCGCCAAGGCGCTGGGCTATCGCACTGTCATCGTCATTCCCGATACGCAGAGCCAGGAAAAGAAGGACACCATCCGGTTGCTCGGCGCCGAGCTGATCGAGGTGCCGGCCGTGCCCTACAAGAACCCCAACAATTACGTGAAACTGTCGGGACGGCTGGCCGAGCAGATGGCCAGGAGCGAGCCGAACGGTGCCATCTGGGCCAACCAGTTCGACAATGTCGCCAACCGCGATGGACATATCCGCACCACCGCGGAGGAAATCTGGGACCAGACCGGCGGCAAGGTCGACGGTTTCGTCTCGGCGGTCGGTTCCGGCGGCACGCTGGCTGGCGTTGCCTTCGGGCTGAAGGCCAAGAGCAAGGATGTGAAGATCGCGCTCGCCGATCCGCTCGGGGCCGCGCTCTACAGTTTCTACACCAGCGGCGAATTGAAGTCCGAGGGCAGTTCGATCACCGAAGGCATCGGGCAGGGGCGCATCACTGCCAATCTCGAAGGATTCACACCGGACTTCTCGTTCCAGATCAAGGACGAGGACGCACTGCCGATCGTCTTCGACCTGATCCAGGAAGAAGGCCTGTGCGTCGGCGGCTCGACCGGCATAAACATTGCCGGCGCCATCCGTCTGGCCAGGGAATTGGGTCCCGGCCACACCATCGTGACCATTCTTTGCGACTACGGCACGCGCTATCAGTCGAAGCTGTTCAACCCGGAATTCCTGCGCGAGAAGAACCTGCCTGTACCGGGCTGGATGGAACTGCAGAGCAAGATTTCGGTGCCTTTCGAAAAGGTCGCGTGA
- a CDS encoding DEAD/DEAH box helicase, producing MTNENTLPGNNTAELTGFAALGITGALLKATHNAGFTEPKPIQMQAIPPQLEGRDIFGIAQTGSGKTAAFALPILSKIIALGTKRRAKTARALILAPTRELAVQIEDTIKILAKGQHVSTALVLGGVSRFSQVKKVAPGVDILIATPGRLTDLVREGDLILSDTKWLVLDEGDRMLDMGFINDVKRIAKATASDRQTALFSATMPDEIAELAKGLLKNPVRIEVSPQSTAAVEISQGVVFARTKQKRQVLSTMLADEAMKSVIIFSRTKHGADRVTKDLERDGFKAAVIHGNKSQNARQKALNDFREGSVRILVATDIAARGIDVPGISHVVNFDLPDEAESYVHRIGRTGRNGMDGIAITLCDPSENSKLRQVERIIRTKLPIVADHLGSPDPQRNPAEKNERFEPANDRNDRNGRRDGRRPGGENKGNGFGKKRFGDKPAFAGERKPEGGKPAFKGNNKRRFGGKRPAARAA from the coding sequence TTGACCAACGAAAACACTTTGCCCGGCAACAACACCGCGGAACTCACCGGTTTCGCAGCGCTGGGAATTACGGGTGCGCTGCTCAAGGCCACCCACAATGCCGGCTTCACAGAACCGAAGCCGATCCAGATGCAGGCCATCCCGCCGCAGCTGGAAGGCCGTGACATTTTCGGCATCGCGCAGACGGGCTCCGGCAAGACCGCGGCCTTTGCGCTGCCGATCCTTTCGAAGATCATCGCGCTCGGCACAAAGCGGCGCGCCAAGACGGCCCGTGCGCTGATCCTGGCGCCGACGCGTGAACTTGCCGTGCAGATCGAGGACACCATCAAGATCCTCGCAAAAGGCCAGCATGTCTCCACCGCACTCGTGCTGGGCGGCGTCTCGCGCTTCAGCCAGGTGAAGAAGGTTGCGCCCGGCGTCGACATCCTCATTGCCACACCGGGCCGCTTGACCGACCTGGTGCGCGAGGGCGACCTCATCCTGTCCGACACCAAATGGCTGGTGCTGGACGAGGGCGACCGTATGCTCGACATGGGCTTCATCAACGACGTCAAGCGTATCGCCAAGGCGACCGCGTCTGACCGCCAGACGGCGCTGTTTTCGGCCACCATGCCGGACGAGATCGCCGAACTGGCCAAGGGTCTCTTGAAGAACCCCGTCCGCATCGAAGTCTCGCCGCAAAGCACCGCGGCGGTCGAAATCTCCCAGGGCGTCGTCTTCGCCCGCACCAAGCAGAAGCGCCAGGTTCTGTCGACGATGCTCGCCGACGAGGCGATGAAGTCCGTCATCATCTTCTCGCGCACCAAGCATGGCGCCGACCGGGTGACCAAGGACCTCGAGCGCGACGGCTTCAAGGCCGCCGTCATTCACGGCAACAAGTCGCAGAACGCCCGTCAGAAGGCGCTCAACGATTTCCGTGAGGGCTCGGTGCGCATTCTCGTCGCGACCGATATCGCGGCGCGCGGCATCGACGTTCCCGGCATCAGCCATGTCGTGAATTTCGACCTGCCGGACGAAGCCGAGAGCTACGTCCACCGCATCGGCCGCACCGGCCGCAACGGCATGGACGGCATCGCGATCACGCTTTGCGATCCTTCGGAAAACAGCAAGCTGCGCCAGGTCGAGCGCATCATCCGCACCAAGCTGCCAATCGTTGCCGACCATCTCGGCAGCCCCGATCCGCAGCGCAATCCGGCTGAAAAGAACGAGCGCTTCGAGCCCGCCAATGATCGCAACGACCGCAATGGCCGTCGCGACGGCAGGCGGCCGGGCGGCGAGAACAAGGGCAACGGCTTCGGCAAGAAGCGGTTCGGCGACAAGCCGGCCTTTGCCGGTGAACGCAAGCCGGAAGGCGGCAAGCCAGCCTTCAAGGGCAACAACAAGCGCCGCTTCGGCGGCAAGCGTCCGGCGGCGCGCGCTGCGTAA
- a CDS encoding alpha/beta hydrolase yields the protein MGRRIVLAVLGLIAVLALVFVLGPRVPVDTTIRFDPSVIGDDPQAYVAKVEAAVPGIRDGLDKEIVWANPMVHAKTPLSIVYIHGFSASKGEVRPLPDEVADQLDANLFYTRLTGHGQDGAAMAQGSINAWINDYEEALAIGRAIGDKVIVISTSTGGSLAAWAATQPGASDGVAAIAFISPNFGVRASGAELLTMPWGKQIAELVIGKERSFAPRNALHQKFWTTKYPVAATLPMQALTELAYGAPVEKADIPALFIFSDMDKVVRPDRTREIAGRWGGAHELVPIESTGDPDNHVIAGDALSPSTTAFLAQRIAVWVEAVAK from the coding sequence ATGGGGCGACGGATCGTGCTTGCTGTGCTGGGCCTGATCGCCGTCCTTGCTCTAGTCTTCGTCCTTGGCCCACGCGTTCCCGTCGACACCACGATCCGCTTCGATCCTTCCGTCATCGGTGACGATCCGCAGGCCTATGTGGCAAAGGTGGAAGCCGCCGTGCCCGGTATCCGCGACGGGCTGGATAAGGAGATCGTCTGGGCCAACCCGATGGTGCATGCCAAGACGCCGCTGTCGATCGTCTACATCCATGGCTTCTCGGCTTCAAAGGGCGAGGTCCGCCCCCTGCCCGACGAGGTCGCCGACCAGCTCGACGCCAACCTCTTCTACACCCGCCTCACCGGTCACGGGCAGGACGGCGCGGCGATGGCGCAAGGCAGCATCAACGCCTGGATCAACGATTATGAGGAGGCGCTCGCCATCGGGCGGGCGATCGGCGACAAGGTGATCGTCATCTCGACCTCGACCGGTGGCTCGCTGGCGGCATGGGCGGCAACGCAGCCAGGCGCATCGGACGGGGTGGCGGCCATTGCGTTCATCTCCCCCAATTTTGGCGTGAGGGCGTCCGGTGCCGAGCTCCTGACCATGCCATGGGGCAAGCAGATCGCCGAACTGGTCATCGGCAAGGAGCGCAGCTTCGCGCCGCGCAACGCGCTGCACCAAAAATTCTGGACCACCAAATATCCGGTTGCCGCGACGCTGCCGATGCAGGCGCTGACAGAACTCGCCTATGGCGCGCCGGTGGAGAAGGCTGATATCCCTGCCCTGTTCATCTTCTCGGATATGGACAAAGTTGTGCGACCGGACCGCACGCGTGAGATCGCCGGGCGCTGGGGTGGTGCGCATGAACTGGTCCCCATCGAAAGCACTGGCGATCCCGACAATCACGTCATCGCCGGCGACGCGCTGTCGCCGTCGACCACGGCTTTCCTGGCGCAACGGATTGCTGTCTGGGTCGAGGCGGTTGCGAAGTAA